Proteins encoded together in one Amblyomma americanum isolate KBUSLIRL-KWMA chromosome 1, ASM5285725v1, whole genome shotgun sequence window:
- the LOC144115296 gene encoding uncharacterized protein LOC144115296 isoform X2, producing MCITMMRWPFPGSLLQAMVVLILAQAAHARCSVLPPTLRLLPLHISHPGNIPGAVDGPFSVLMCITMMRWPFPGSLLQAMVVLILAQAAHARCSVLPPTLRLLPLHISHPEWLFLRAHSGASSAHGALEWRRWSQTADRTTEFLWRCALPQLRAITKKTHQESFSPVHTYGEVSLPEQVQGVLRRGPKFAVEPRRSAPELLEM from the exons atgtgcatcacaatgatgcggtggcccttccctggcagcctgctccaggccatggttgtcctgatcttggcacaagcagcacacgctcgctgttctgtcctaccaccaacactgcgcttgctgccgttgcacatatctcatccag GAAACATACcgggagccgttgatgggcctttctcagtgctgatgtgcatcacaatgatgcggtggcccttccctggcagcctgctccaggccatggttgtcctgatcttggcacaagcagcacacgctcgctgttctgtccttccaccaacactgcgcttgctgccgttgcacatatctcatccag aatggctcttcctgagagcacacagcggcgcatcttcagctcatggtgcacttgaatggcggcggtggtctcagacggcagacaggactacggaattcttatggcgcTGCGCGCTGCcacagcttcgagccatcactaagaagacgcatcaggaaagcttcagtccggtccacacctatggtgaagtgtccttgccggaacaagtacaaggcgtccttagacgaggaccaaagtttgcagtggaacccaggcgatcggcaccggaacttcttgagatg
- the LOC144115296 gene encoding uncharacterized protein LOC144115296 isoform X1, whose amino-acid sequence MCITMMRWPFPGSLLQAMVVLILAQAAHARCSVLPPTLRLLPLHISHPGNIPGAVDGPFSVLMCITMMRWPFPGSLLQAMVVLILAQAAHARCSVLPPTLRLLPLHISHPEWLFLRAHSGASSAHGALEWRRWSQTADRTTEFLWRCALPQLRAITKKTHQESFSPVHTYGEVSLPEQVQGVLRRGPKFAVEPRRSAPELLEMETYREPLMGLSHC is encoded by the exons atgtgcatcacaatgatgcggtggcccttccctggcagcctgctccaggccatggttgtcctgatcttggcacaagcagcacacgctcgctgttctgtcctaccaccaacactgcgcttgctgccgttgcacatatctcatccag GAAACATACcgggagccgttgatgggcctttctcagtgctgatgtgcatcacaatgatgcggtggcccttccctggcagcctgctccaggccatggttgtcctgatcttggcacaagcagcacacgctcgctgttctgtccttccaccaacactgcgcttgctgccgttgcacatatctcatccag aatggctcttcctgagagcacacagcggcgcatcttcagctcatggtgcacttgaatggcggcggtggtctcagacggcagacaggactacggaattcttatggcgcTGCGCGCTGCcacagcttcgagccatcactaagaagacgcatcaggaaagcttcagtccggtccacacctatggtgaagtgtccttgccggaacaagtacaaggcgtccttagacgaggaccaaagtttgcagtggaacccaggcgatcggcaccggaacttcttgagatg